GTCGGGATGTTGGCGAAGAGTTCCTCGCCGTTCAGCTTGATTTCGTTGCGTCCCTGTTCGAAGGTGATGCCGAACACGTCTTTGTGCTCGATGGGAGCCGGACGATATTCCGGGTCAATCTGAATGACGTTGTATGTACCTTTACGTTTCGCTTTCAGGATAGCCAATGCCTCTTCGGTATAGCCCGGAGCGATAACGCCGTCCGAAACTTCACGGTTGATGAAGCGGGCGGTCTCTTCGTCGCACACATCGCTCAGCGCGATAAAGTCGCCGTACGATGACATGCGGTCGGCACCGCGGGCACGCACGTATGCGTTAGCGAGGGGAGACAACGGCAGATCGCCTACGAAGTAAATCTGTTTCATCGTTTCGTCCAGTTCCAGCCCGATGGCGGCACCGGCAGGGCTAACATGCTTGAATGAGGTAGCGGCAGGCATGCCGGTCGCTTCTTTCAGTTCTTTCACCAACTGCCAGCCGTTCAGCGCATCAAGGAAATTGATGTATCCCGGACGTCCGTTCAGCACTTCCAGCGGCAGTTCTCCTTCTTTCATATAAATACGTGCTGGCTTCTGGTTGGGGTTGCAGCCGTATTTCAGTTCGAGTTCTTTTGCCATAAGCATTTGTTGTTTAAAATGTTCGTTGCGGGCAAAGATAATAAAAAATCGGATACGGAAGTATGTGTGCAAGATTAATAGGATAAACTTTGAAACGCAGATTAACGCAGATTTCCGCAGATTAAAATAAAATACTCCGCGTGAATCTGCGCCAATCTGCGTTTCATTGTTTTACGTCTCTACTATTATTACATCCGGTTTGTAAATGAACAGCCGCCTGGCAATCACATCCCGAACCGCGACGTATCCACCTCCTTCGCCTCCTTCTTCTTATACCCGCCGAAGCGGTAGCTGAACGAGACGGTAAGGCTGCGGGCGTAGTTCTTTACGTGCATGTCGAAGTGCTGGGTGCCGTTGCGCGACTCGATGTCGAGGTGGTTCATCCCGTTGAAGAGGTCGGTGCCTTTCAGTTGGAGCATCGCTTTGTCGCCGGCGAAGGTGTAGCGCAGGGCGGCATCCACATAGCCCACGGCACCGAGGCGGTAACTGCCCTGTATGGCTCCTGTCTGCCCGAAGGCGGAGATTTCCAGACGGATATTGGGGCGGCTGCTCAGGGTGAAGGTGTTGGTCCACTGCCCGATGCCTGCCCACCGCTTGTTGTCGAAGGGAGCATCGTAGTAGCGGCTCGCCTTGTCGTGCTTCAGCTGGGCGTTCAGCGTCAGCTGGCTGTCCCACCACGTGCCTACGCGGAAGGGGATGACGGCGGTGAACGTGAGCAGCTGCAGGTAGTCCCAGTTCTGGTAATTATAAATGGCACGCAGCTCGTTCGAGTCCAGGTATGCCATCTGCATAAAGTAGTCGGGCACGTAGCTGTATTCCGCCTGCACGATGTACTTGCTCTTCCAGATGTAGGTCAGCGTGGCGGTATAGTCGGTGTAGGGGTGCAGGCTGGCGTTGCCTTCTATCACCTGATAGCCGTTCAGGTAGCTGGTGCTGCCGCTCAGCGTCCAGTAGTCGGGATAGGTCTTGTCCGAGCTGAACGAAAGCTGGAAGATGTGCGCCGCCGAAGGCATGTAGTTCAGCGAAAGAGTGGGGTAGACCGCCCACTTCCAGTAGTCCGCCATCTTATAGTATTCCACCGCTGCCGACGCGCTGAGGTTCCATTGCGGACTGAACGCCTTGTCGAATCCGGCATAGACGTTGTAGGTATATTCGTCGATGCGGCTTTCGCTGTCCAGATTGCTCATCTCGGGCAGGTCATAGCGTTGCGAGTTGCGGTTGTTCACGTAGGTGAACGCCGTGCCGTAGTTCAGCGTCCAGCCCTTTGCGAGCGAATGGCTCTGGTCGGCATACACTTTCCAGCGTCCGATGCGCTGGCGCGAGTCGCTGCGGAAGGCGGACGGCTCGGCTTCGGTATCGGTGAAGTCCTGCGTGCTCTCGTCTTTGTAATACGTGTAGTCGGCGCCTGCGCTCAGCCCGAAGCCGGAGGTATAGTTCAGCGCGGCGTTATGCAGCTGCGTATCGCTCCGCTTGCCGTTGTGCGAGTCCGTCACGTTGCCCCATGCGTCCGCCGTCGATTTCCCGTCGGGTTTGAGGCTTCCGGTATAGCTGAGGCTGAGGCGGTCGTCCTCTGTGGGCTTGTAGGTGGCGGCGGCGCGGAAGGTATGGGTCAGGCTCCGTCCGCTGTCATCTTCAGACAGGCGGATGTCGTGCGTCTCTCCGTCTGCGGTGTGCAGGGCGCGGAAGTCCATTCCCTGCCGGTAATAATAGTCGCTCAGGTGGTACATCGCGTCCACGTCCCACCGTGGCGAGAGCCACGCCAGCGTCACGCCCCCGTTGCCTCCGGCTTCGTCCTTCTGCACGTAACTGCCGTTCACCTCGCCCTGCAGGCCGCCTTCGCCAGCCTTGTAACCCTTCAGCACGAGGTTGACCGTCGCGCCGCGCACATGGTATTGGGGCGGCGCGCTATACATTACCTCCGCCCGTTCCACGCGCGAGGCAGGCGTTGCCTTCAGCAGGGCGATGAGCTGATCGGCGCTCATGGATGAAGGCTTGCCGTTGAGCACGATGCCCAGACTTCCGCTTCCGGCAAGGGCAGGCACGCCGTCCCGTTCCACTACGCCGGGTAGTTGCAGCAAGGCTTCGTAGGCGTTGGTCACGAGGCGGCTGGCGGCGATTTGCGCCACGTCATAAGTCAGGCGGCTACCCTCCACCTTCACCAGCGGACGCTCGCCGCGCACCGTCACCTCGTCCAGTGCATAGTCGCGCGGCGTCAGCACGAGGGTATCCGCGTCTGCCCCGCTCCCTTCGCGGATGCAGGTATTATAAATAAGGTGCTGCACGATGAGGCGGTACCTCTCGGGACGCTGTCCGAAGCGGAACACGCCCAAGCTGTCGGTCAGGGTCGCATCGATATAGGTAGAGTCGGCGGTTTGCAATACCACCGTGGCGGCTTCCACGGGCCGGCGGTCGGCATCGGTCACCGTCCCCGTAAGGCTTTGGGCGGAGAGTGTAGCCGTACAAAGTCCGCACATCAGCAAGAAAAAGAATGTTTTCATGTCGTTCTGTCGTTTTTGATTGATGCCGCAAAGGTAAATAGCCGCCTCCGCATCGGTGGTTAACGCAAGGTTAACGTAACGTTAACGGGGGAGTATGCGATATGAAAGCACGGTAGGGGCGAGGTCCGCTCGCCCGAAGACATCCGCTGTAGATGCATTCGGGCGGGCAGACCCCGCCCCTACGATTTGTCACACAATCGGCTTGACCACCTCAACCCTCATCCCCAGGGCGTGCATTATCCGATAAAACACAATTCGTGTAGAACGCATACGCTTCTTCGTCGAACTTCGCACGTTCGGGCGTGCCGGGCGCACCGAACTCCTTATCCAGTTCAGCGCTGATGTCGGTCAGCATTTCTTCGTTTGTATTCATAATATTCCTCCTTTTATTTGTAATGCCTTTGGTGTCTAAATGATTACTCTACAGGTATAGCCTTTTTGTTGGCTTCCATATGGCAACTATGGCAAAGTGTGATTAAATCTTCATCTTTGACATCCCAAGGCAAATGCGAGCGTGAATATTTCTTATGATGCACTTCCAATGTTTCGGGACTATTCAGTTTGTATAAGGGGAAAATGATTGCAAAATCATTTTTGGTCAACATTGCAACTCCCTGGTTATAGTCAACGCCTGTGATATAACCAAAACAGTAGGTAAGGTAAATAGCGTCATTGGTTGTATTGCCTTTCATATATTGTATGAAAATGGTATCGCAATCTTTATATTCATTCTTAGTCTTAGTTTTAAAAGGCTTGCATTTGATGCTTTTAAAGCCGACCCAATTTACATCATTATCAGATAAGTTTTTACTGGAAATAATATTAATATGTCCGGCTAAAGCTATTGTCTTCCAATCTTGTGAACAGCTAAAAAGTCCTAAGTGATAATTGTTTAGATAGATATTGTATTTAGGTATGTACTTGGTCATTTCTTTCACTTTATAGAGCTTATAACCATCTAATGACTGTTCTTCCAGACTCTTATCATCATTTTGTTGCAATGAATTTTCTTTATTGAACGCAGATATGACTATGTCGGCAACTTCTGGAAAATCTACATATTTGGATACCTCATTGATATCGTTTAACTTTATTGTATTATAGCAATTCTGACAGACGTAATGATCTATTCTCTTTCTATTGTCCCGTTTTTGTATCCATTTGCTATCCAAAAGCAATTCTTTGTAATATTCGTTCTCTCCCGATGTTATGACGGATGATGGAACAGGCTCTTTTACAATATCTGCCGCTTCTGTTTGAGTTGCTGCATTATTCGGAGATTCTGCAATTTTGTCGTCAATGCATGGTTCATTTACTGGTGCATTCACTTTCGCATCAACAACAGGAGTGCTCGATTGAGGTGGAACGTTACTTTTGCTTTTCTTCTTTGTAATAACAACATAACCTACGATGAATAATAATAGAACAAGTAAAACAAATATCATATACAGACTTATTTATGAAATTAAATTATGCTGGCAAATTTAATATGATTTGCCGGAAGTATCAAATAGATTGACTTCTATATCTGATGAATATTCAACAATTACTTTCCGCTCCGACCTTGGAAAACGTGCAAAACGTGTGCCGACCCCTCGCCGCACACCTTGCAACACTTGCAAAGTCCCCGCCGACCCCTCCGCGCGCATTTTGCACATCTGCAAAGTCCCCGCCGACCCCTCGCCGCACGTTTTGCAACACTTGCAAAGTTCCCGCCGACCCCTCCGCGCGCATTTTACACGTCTGCAAAGCCTCCGCCGAGGGGTCGGCGCATGTTTTGCACGTTTTTTAAAGCCGTTTTTGAAGAGGCGGAACATACTTTTCTTCACTTTGGAGGCGGTTTATCGGAAAATAAAACTAACTTTGGAGGTGAATTAATCAACTATATTGTCAAATTTAATCCCCTTTGAAGATGAAAACAATCGTAAAAATCAAAGAGTTCGGCATTACAAGACTGAACAACGCCGAATATACCAACTTCTCCACCCGTGTCCTCACCCTCGTGGAACAGGCAGGGACGCTCGAACCCGACGGCGGTTCGGCACTGGGCATCGAGGCGGAGGTGCAGGAAGAATACGAAACGCTGCTGGGAACGATGAACGACATCGTGGCGCAGAGCCGCATCAGCGACCGCACGGCGGAACTTGCCGACACAGACAAGCAGCGCGACGACCTCGTGGTGTATCTTTTCAACTCTATCCGCAACAAGAAGTCTTCGCCCGTGGCGGCGGAGAAATCGGCGGCGACCTCCCTCTACAATGTGCTGAAACCTTACGTGGGCTGCTACCGTTCGCCCTCGCAGCAGGAAACGGTGCAGATACGCGGCTTGCTGACCGACGCACGCAAGGCGGAGAACGCGCCCAACGTGGAGACGCTCGCGCTGACCAACATCCTCACGGAACTGGAAACGGCGAACGACGAATACGCTTCGCTGACCGAGCAGCGCACCGAGGAGCGTGCCGCCAGCCGCCTGGACGAAAGCAAGACGGTGCGCCTGCGCATGGACGAGCTGTACGACTACATCGCCACCGTGGCTTTCGTGCAGAGCGTGGCGCATCCTACGGACGCCACCGCCACGTTCGTCACCAACCTCAACGCCCTGATTGACGAGACGAACGCCCTCTACAACCAGCGCATCGCGCAGGCAAAGCGGAAAAAACCGGAACCCGAAGTGTAACTGACTTTTCAGACAAAATGCAGATTCACGCAGATTTCCGCAGATTATTTTCTATTTTTCAATCTGCGTGAATCTGCGAAAATCTGCGTTTCAACAATCAATCCGATGAAAGAGATAAGACACTTGCGCTGGATAGCCCTCATCGCCCTGCTGGCGATAGCGGAGCTGCAATACGTGTGGCTGGCGAACAGCTACCGGCTGGCGAGGGAAAGCCTGCGGATGAAGGCGGACGAGGTGTTTCGGGAGGCCTCGCTGGAAGAGGCGTTCCACCGGATGTCGGTATACAAGGAGCGGAAATTCGGCAGGAAAGATACTCTGTTGTCAATGAAATTCGAAGTAGACACGACCACTTCCGCCTTCCAGAACATGCCGAACCGGTGGCTGATGTCGAGCATCCATACCAGTCTGCAGGACTACATTTACACGGAAGTGCATCTAGACGTGTCGCTCCCCGTGCTCGATTCGATTTACGCCCACATGCTCGATTCGGTCGGCATCCGTGCCGAGGTGGCTTCGTGCATCGTCGATTCTACGGGGCGGGTGCTCCGTGCTTCCGTGGGGAAAGATCTGCATCGGGAGGGCATCCTGAAGACCGACTCGCTGATGCTCGACTTCGATGAGGCACGCTTCGTGCAGGGCATCATCACCAATCCCTACTGGGTCATCGCGCGGCGCATGACGCTGGTGCTGATAGCCACGGTGCTGATTATCGCCGTGGCGGTGGTGTGCGTGGTGTGGCAGGTGCGCATCATCCTGCGGCAGGACAAGGTGGCGAAGCTGCGCGAGGACTTCTCGTACGCCATGATACACGACATGAAGACGCCGCTCAGCTCCATCGTGATGGGCACGCGCATCCTCGAGACCGGACGGCTCGACAGCCAGCCCGAGAAGCGGGCGCAGTATTTCCGCATCCTGCGCGAGGAGGGCGAGCACCTCATCAGCCTGACCAACAAGGTGCTGACGCTCGCCAAACTGGAGCACCGCCAGCTGAGGCTCGACAAGACGGAATGCCTGCTGCGCCCGATGCTGGAGGACCTTGCCGCAAAGTATCAGGCGAAGGCGGAGAAGCCGATACGCTACGTGTGGAAGCTGGACGCGCTGGCGGTGTATGCCGACGAGGAGTTCCTGCGCGAGGCGCTGAGCAACCTGATAGACAATGCCGTGAAATATTCGGGCAGTGAGGTGGAGATAACCTTCGCTTCGGCGAAACGTGCCGATGGAAGCATCGCGGTCTCGGTGCGCGACAACGGCCTGGGCATCCCGCTGAAGGACCAGGCGAAGATATTCGAGAAATACGAGCGTGCCTCGGCGGCAAGCCGGAGCCGGGGCGGAGGTGCACCGGGCTTCGGGCTGGGGCTGAACTACGTGCTCCGCATCGTGGAAGCGCATGGCGGCACGGTGAAGCTGGAGAGCATCGAAGGCGAGTACAGCGAGTTCACGCTGGTGTTTCCGAAGGGCACCACAGAGGGCACAGGTTGAAACGCAGATTAACGCGGATTGACGCGGATTGAAAAATAAAAAATAATCTGCGTGAATCCGCGTTAATCTGCGTTTCAAAAAAGGAAAAGACAACTTAAACGACAAGCAAATGACAAGACTATTATTGGTAGAAGACGATGCCAACCTGTGCTACATCATCCGCGGCGGGCTGGAAGACATGATAGGCGGATACGAGATACAGACCGCCGCAGACGGCGAGGAGGGCTTGCGGATATGGAAAACGTGGAAGCCCGATGTCATCGTGTCCGACATCGAGATGCCCGTGATGGACGGCTACGAGATGGTGCGCCGCATCCGCGAGACGGACGAGCGCACGCCTATCCTCTTCACTTCGGGCAGGGTGTCGCCCAAAGACGTGGTGAAAGGATACGAACTGGGTGTGAACAACTACATCAAGAAGCCTTTCCTGCCCGAAGAGCTGCATGCCCACGTCACCGCCCTGCTGCGTCTGACGCAGGGCAGGCAGGCGGAAGCCCACGAAACGCTCTTCCCGATAGGCAGGCTCTACACGTTCAACGCCGACCGCTCTACCTTATTAAAGGCGGACGGGGAAGCGGAAACCCTCACCGTGCGCGAGGCGGACCTGCTCCGCCTGCTGTGCGAGAACAAGGGTAGGGTGGTGCGTCGCGAAGTCATCCTCTCGCACCTGTGGAATACCGAAGACGACTATTTCGCCTCGCGCAGCCTTGATGTCTTCGTGTCGCGCCTGCGCAAGCTGCTCGCCGCCGACGAGAGCGTGCAGCTGAAGACGGTGAAGGGGGTGGGCTTGCAGCTGGTGGGGTGAATAAGCCAACTTAATTTTCATATCTCTTTTCATTTCCCGATTTTCTATGTATCTTTGCCCCCGCAACGGTTCGGATGGAGTGAAATCCGATTAAAAGGGAATCAGGTGAGAGTCCTGAACAGTCCCGCTGCTGTGAGTTCCATGCGATGAGTGTCGCAAACCATTCTTTTGCCACTGGGGATACCCCTGGGAAGGCGGTTTGCCGACGGGAACGAGTCAGAAGACCTGCCGCTTGCCTTTGTATTTTCACTGCTTTCGAGGAAAAAGCGTGGGAAGGACGCAAGCCTGTGGGGCTTCTTTTTGCATTCCCTTGTTTTTTGCCTGATTGCGGATTAAAGAACGAAACGCATGAAACAAGTAATCAGCATTCTCTTTGGCGTATGCCTTCCGCTGGCGGGGCAGGCGCAGAGCGATACGACGGCTTATGCCCTGCCCGAGGTGACGGTAACGGATGCTCACCGAATTCGTGAGGTGCGTGCCGTAGCTCCGGTACAATCTCTTTCGCGTGAAGAGTTGGAGAACTTGCATGCTTTGCAATTATCGGATGCTGTGAAGCATTTCTCGGGTGTTACGGTGAAAGACTACGGTGGGGTAGGCGGACTGAAAACAGTTTCCGTGCGTAGTTTAGGCGCACAACATACCGCCATTGGTTACGATGGCATAGCAGTGACCGATTGCCAGACGGGGCAAATAGACATCGGACGATTTTCGTTGGAGAATGTCGACCGGGTAGCGTTAAGCAACGGACAAGATAACAATATTTTCCAGCCTGCACGCTTTTTCGCTTCAGCAGGTATCTTGCATATCGAGGCGCTGGCACCGAAGTTTGAGGACGGGAAAAGCACGCACTTCCATGCAAAGGTGAAGACCGGTTCATGGGGATTGTCGAACCCTTCATTCCGGCTGGAGCAGAAACTGGGACGGAAATGGGCACTGGCCGCCGATTCCGAATGGATGTCTTCGGACGGGCGTTATCCGTTTACGCTTCATTATGGGGACGAAGACGATGCATCCTCGCGCGAGAAACGGCAGAACACGAAGGTGCAGTCCTTGCGTGCCGAAGCCGGACTGTATGGCCTATTTTCCGACCGTGAGCAATGGCGTCTCAAGGCTTATTATTACCAGTCTTCGCGGGGGCTTCCTGCCGTTACTACCTATTATTACAATCATTCCAATCAGCATCTGTGGGACAAGAATGTGTTTGTGCAGAGCAATTACCGGAAAGAGTTCAACCGCCGGTTTGCCCTCCGGCTTGCCGGGAAATGGAACTGGAGTTACCAGCGTTACCTCGACCCTGATTATAAAGGGAGCACGGGACAGACGGAGAATAATTATTACCAGCAAGAATATTACCTTTCGGCTTCGGCACTTTGGCGTGCATTGGATAACCTTTCGTTTTCCTTGGCAACGGACGGAAGCGTGAACCGGATGAATGCCGACCTCCGCGACTTTGCCAAACCTGTACGCTATTCGTGGCTGACGGCATTGGCGGGAAAATATGTCACCAGTTGGATGACGCTTTCGGCATCGGTACTTGCCACATGGGTGCACGAGGATGTGGAGCGGGGAAGCAGTGCCGGAATGCACCGCAAGTTAAGCCCCTACATAGGTGTCTCGTTTAAACCTTTTGCGGCAGAAGAATTTCATGTACGTTTCTTTTATAAAGACATTTTTCGTTTGCCCAGTTTCAATGATTTGTATTATGGGCAGACAGGGAATATCAATTTAAAACCGGAAAATGCCCGTCAGTTGAATGTGGGCATAACTTATACGAAACAGATTTGCGATTTTATCCCTTACTTGACGCTTACCGCTGATGCGTATGTAAATCGAGTGACCGACAAGATTGTGGCGATACCTACCAAGAACTTGTTCGTGTGGAGCATGGTCAATTTGGGAAAGGTAGACATCAAGGGCGTCGATGTGACGGGAAGCCTCGGCATCCGTCTGCATGAAGGCTATTCCCTGAACCTTTCGGGCAATTATACCTATCAGCGTGCGTTGGATGTGACGAATCCCGACCCTTCGACCACCGAAGGGAAGACGTATAAGCATCAGATAGCCTATACCCCCCGCGTGTCCGGGTCGGGGCAAGCCGTGTTGGAAATGCCTTGGGCGGATTTGTCGTATGCGGTGTTGTTTTCTGGAAAGCGGTATATGTTGGGGCAGAACATCGCCGAGAACCGTTTGCCCGGATATACGGACCATAGTGTGTCGGCACGCCGTGAGTTCCGCCTGAGGGATGTTTCGGCTTCGGTAGCGGTGGAAGTGCTGAACGTGGCGAATAAGAATTATGAAATTGTGAAAAACTTTCCGATGCCGGGGCGTTCGTTCCGGGTGACGGTGGGTATAAATTATTAAGGCATGATGAAGAAAAGGATTATAGGTGTGTTCGCGATGTTGTTGTCGCTGGCGGCCGCTTGCGATGATATGGAAGACAAGCCTGCCTTGCCGGATAGCGGACAGGAAACGGTGCAGGATTACGGTACCTCGGAAATGTATGTCCTCAGTGAGGGATTGTTCAACCTGAATAACAGCACGCTGGCACGTTATTCTTTCGAAACCAATACTTGCATGACCGATTATTTCCGTACGATGAATCATCGCGGATTAGGCGATACGGCAAATGACATGGATATATACGGAGGCAAGTTGTATATCGTGGTGAACGTGTCGAGCACGGTAGAGGTGGTCGACCTGCATACCGGCATGTCGGTGGGGCAGGTTTCGCTTTTGGCGGAAGACGGAAGCTCGCGCCAGCCGCGTGCCATCGCTTTTGAGGAAGGCAAGGCGTATGTATGCTCTTACGACGGGACGGTGGCGCGTATCGATACCGCATCGTTGCAGGTGGAAGCGTTGGCGCAGGTAGGGCGGAATCCCGAAGACTTATGTGTGCAGGACGGAAAGCTTTATGTCTCCAATTCGGGCGGGCTCGATTGGGAAGGCATCGGAGTAGACCGCACGGTTTCTGTCGTGGACTTGGCTGCATTTACCGAAACGAAACAGATTGAGGTTGGTCCGAATCCGGGTAAGATTGCCGCCGGCCGGAACCATGCCGTATGGGTAGCGACGTATGGCGAGGAGATAGAGAAGGGCGACTATCATCTGGTGAAAATCAATACACAGAGCGATGCGGTCGAGGCCGTATATGACGAGCCGGTAATGGATTTTGCCATAGATTACGACATTGCTTACTTGTATAATTACGATTATCAGACCAATTCTTCTTCGTTCAAGGTGTTCGATTTGGTATCGGGTACTGTTGTACGCGAACAGTTTATTACCGATGGCACGCACATCGAGCGTCCGTATGCCATAGCGGTTAATCCCTATAGCAGCAATGTGTATCTCACCGAGGCGTACAATTATCAGGTAGAGGGCGATGTGCTTTGTTTTACTCCCGATGGCAGGCTGATGTTCAGGCTGAATGGGGTAGGGCTGAATCCCAACACCCTGTTGTTTCGTGATGTGTCTGCTTCTGTGGACGGGTCGGAGGACCAGCCGGACAGCTCAGCAGGCTTTGCCGACAAGGTTTTCGAATATGTGCCTGCTCCTTCGCAATACATGAATACGATAACGGTCGCCTATCGGGACGGCTTCACGCAGGAAGAAGTATTGGAACTGGCGTCCGAGCGGTTCCGCAACCGTTCGCTTTTGTCGCTTGGCGCATACGGAGGTTACATCGTAGCCGGATTTTCGCAACCTGTGCCCAATGTGGAGGATGCTTATGACCTGAAGATTTACGGCAATGCCAATTACAATCCGAATGCCTGGCAAGACCGTCCGGGCGGAAGTGCGGAGCCGGGTATTGTGCTGGTGGCAAGAGATGAAAATGGAAACGGATTGCCCGATGACCCTTGGTATGAACTGGCGGGCAGCGAATACGGGAAAGATACGGAAACACCCGACTATGAAATAACGTATTATCGTCCCCAACCCGAAGATGCGGATGTCCGTTGGACGGATAATCTGGGTAATGAGGGCTATGTGTACCGCAACGAGTATCATACGCAGAACTCGTATTATCCGGAGTGGGTAGAAGACGACCGGATGGTTTTTTGCGGAAAGCGTTTGAAAGACAATGCGGTAGAAGAGAACGGCGTTTGGGTAGGCTATGCCTACGATTGGGGGTATGCCGACAATCACCCCAACAGCGAAGAAATGTCGCAGTTCAAGCTTGAATGGGCGGTAGATGCCGATGGGAATCCGGTGCATCTGGATGAGATAGACTTTGTGAAGGTTTATACGGCGGTCAATCAGTATGCCGGTCGGGTAGGGGAATTGTCTACCGAAATAGCCGGCATAGAGAACCTGCATTTCGATGCAAGCAATTAAAAACAATCATAATTATGTATCAATTAAAACAAGTAAGAGAAATGAAAAAGTTAACGTGGATTATGGCGGCATTGTTGTGCGTGTCGCTTTGGAGTTGTAGCGAGGATGAGAATCCGGCAGGAGAAGAGCAGAAAGAGGACGTGGTAATCAGTTTTGAGGGTGAATTGAGCGAGCCTAACAGTTCTTTCCTTGCAACCGAAGGCGAAGAAGATGGCTTTTATATGAAGACGGCATTCTCGGATCCCCAGAATGTT
The Phocaeicola salanitronis DSM 18170 genome window above contains:
- a CDS encoding phosphoribosylaminoimidazolecarboxamide formyltransferase; this translates as MFARNEHFKQQMLMAKELELKYGCNPNQKPARIYMKEGELPLEVLNGRPGYINFLDALNGWQLVKELKEATGMPAATSFKHVSPAGAAIGLELDETMKQIYFVGDLPLSPLANAYVRARGADRMSSYGDFIALSDVCDEETARFINREVSDGVIAPGYTEEALAILKAKRKGTYNVIQIDPEYRPAPIEHKDVFGITFEQGRNEIKLNGEELFANIPTQNKNLPDAAKRDLMIALITLKYTQSNSVCYVKDGQAIGIGAGQQSRIHCTRLAGNKADIWYLRQHPKVLNLPWVEKIRRADRDNTIDVYISDDHDDVLADGVWQQFFTEKPEVLTREEKRAWLDTLKGVSLGSDAFFPFGDNIERAHKSGVEYIAQAGGSVRDDHVIETCDKYGITMAFTGIRLFHH
- a CDS encoding outer membrane beta-barrel family protein → MNGSYVQKDEAGGNGGVTLAWLSPRWDVDAMYHLSDYYYRQGMDFRALHTADGETHDIRLSEDDSGRSLTHTFRAAATYKPTEDDRLSLSYTGSLKPDGKSTADAWGNVTDSHNGKRSDTQLHNAALNYTSGFGLSAGADYTYYKDESTQDFTDTEAEPSAFRSDSRQRIGRWKVYADQSHSLAKGWTLNYGTAFTYVNNRNSQRYDLPEMSNLDSESRIDEYTYNVYAGFDKAFSPQWNLSASAAVEYYKMADYWKWAVYPTLSLNYMPSAAHIFQLSFSSDKTYPDYWTLSGSTSYLNGYQVIEGNASLHPYTDYTATLTYIWKSKYIVQAEYSYVPDYFMQMAYLDSNELRAIYNYQNWDYLQLLTFTAVIPFRVGTWWDSQLTLNAQLKHDKASRYYDAPFDNKRWAGIGQWTNTFTLSSRPNIRLEISAFGQTGAIQGSYRLGAVGYVDAALRYTFAGDKAMLQLKGTDLFNGMNHLDIESRNGTQHFDMHVKNYARSLTVSFSYRFGGYKKKEAKEVDTSRFGM
- a CDS encoding DUF6261 family protein, with product MKTIVKIKEFGITRLNNAEYTNFSTRVLTLVEQAGTLEPDGGSALGIEAEVQEEYETLLGTMNDIVAQSRISDRTAELADTDKQRDDLVVYLFNSIRNKKSSPVAAEKSAATSLYNVLKPYVGCYRSPSQQETVQIRGLLTDARKAENAPNVETLALTNILTELETANDEYASLTEQRTEERAASRLDESKTVRLRMDELYDYIATVAFVQSVAHPTDATATFVTNLNALIDETNALYNQRIAQAKRKKPEPEV
- a CDS encoding sensor histidine kinase; translated protein: MKEIRHLRWIALIALLAIAELQYVWLANSYRLARESLRMKADEVFREASLEEAFHRMSVYKERKFGRKDTLLSMKFEVDTTTSAFQNMPNRWLMSSIHTSLQDYIYTEVHLDVSLPVLDSIYAHMLDSVGIRAEVASCIVDSTGRVLRASVGKDLHREGILKTDSLMLDFDEARFVQGIITNPYWVIARRMTLVLIATVLIIAVAVVCVVWQVRIILRQDKVAKLREDFSYAMIHDMKTPLSSIVMGTRILETGRLDSQPEKRAQYFRILREEGEHLISLTNKVLTLAKLEHRQLRLDKTECLLRPMLEDLAAKYQAKAEKPIRYVWKLDALAVYADEEFLREALSNLIDNAVKYSGSEVEITFASAKRADGSIAVSVRDNGLGIPLKDQAKIFEKYERASAASRSRGGGAPGFGLGLNYVLRIVEAHGGTVKLESIEGEYSEFTLVFPKGTTEGTG
- a CDS encoding response regulator transcription factor, whose translation is MTRLLLVEDDANLCYIIRGGLEDMIGGYEIQTAADGEEGLRIWKTWKPDVIVSDIEMPVMDGYEMVRRIRETDERTPILFTSGRVSPKDVVKGYELGVNNYIKKPFLPEELHAHVTALLRLTQGRQAEAHETLFPIGRLYTFNADRSTLLKADGEAETLTVREADLLRLLCENKGRVVRREVILSHLWNTEDDYFASRSLDVFVSRLRKLLAADESVQLKTVKGVGLQLVG
- a CDS encoding TonB-dependent receptor plug domain-containing protein; the encoded protein is MKQVISILFGVCLPLAGQAQSDTTAYALPEVTVTDAHRIREVRAVAPVQSLSREELENLHALQLSDAVKHFSGVTVKDYGGVGGLKTVSVRSLGAQHTAIGYDGIAVTDCQTGQIDIGRFSLENVDRVALSNGQDNNIFQPARFFASAGILHIEALAPKFEDGKSTHFHAKVKTGSWGLSNPSFRLEQKLGRKWALAADSEWMSSDGRYPFTLHYGDEDDASSREKRQNTKVQSLRAEAGLYGLFSDREQWRLKAYYYQSSRGLPAVTTYYYNHSNQHLWDKNVFVQSNYRKEFNRRFALRLAGKWNWSYQRYLDPDYKGSTGQTENNYYQQEYYLSASALWRALDNLSFSLATDGSVNRMNADLRDFAKPVRYSWLTALAGKYVTSWMTLSASVLATWVHEDVERGSSAGMHRKLSPYIGVSFKPFAAEEFHVRFFYKDIFRLPSFNDLYYGQTGNINLKPENARQLNVGITYTKQICDFIPYLTLTADAYVNRVTDKIVAIPTKNLFVWSMVNLGKVDIKGVDVTGSLGIRLHEGYSLNLSGNYTYQRALDVTNPDPSTTEGKTYKHQIAYTPRVSGSGQAVLEMPWADLSYAVLFSGKRYMLGQNIAENRLPGYTDHSVSARREFRLRDVSASVAVEVLNVANKNYEIVKNFPMPGRSFRVTVGINY